Proteins from one bacterium genomic window:
- the mnmA gene encoding tRNA 2-thiouridine(34) synthase MnmA, with protein sequence MEKRNKKVFVGMSGGVDSSVSAALLKKAGYDITGVFIKVWHPDFLPCDWKEERRDTMRVCAALNIPFLTFDFEEEYKREVVDYMLSEYKRGRTPNPDVMCNRYIKFGSFLKKAKTMGADMIATGHYAIREEVGKGSQKVFLLKESKDKEKDQSYFLWTLGQEELSQSLFPVGGYEKKEVRALAQKFNLPTFEKKDSQGLCFLGKIDFREFLAAYLPVKRGHVVNLKEEIIGIHDGVHLYTIGQRHGFTITKKGTSDTPLYVIDKDVAKNRLIVSDKKEAIYETVKTKKVTLSDTHWVSGAFPSLNRDYNIRFRYHQKPISGFLTKEGRKTVAVFKTSQDSVALGQSLVFYTKDDVCLGGGVVDRIA encoded by the coding sequence GAGAAGCGAAATAAAAAAGTTTTTGTAGGCATGTCGGGCGGGGTGGACAGCTCCGTTTCCGCCGCATTGCTTAAGAAAGCCGGCTATGACATCACGGGCGTGTTCATCAAAGTATGGCATCCGGATTTCCTGCCGTGCGATTGGAAAGAAGAACGCAGGGATACGATGCGTGTCTGCGCCGCTCTCAATATTCCTTTTCTCACCTTTGATTTTGAAGAAGAATACAAGCGCGAGGTGGTGGATTATATGCTCTCGGAATACAAACGGGGAAGGACACCGAACCCCGATGTTATGTGCAACCGCTATATTAAATTCGGCTCATTCCTAAAAAAAGCGAAAACGATGGGCGCGGATATGATTGCCACCGGCCACTACGCCATTCGCGAGGAAGTAGGCAAGGGGTCACAGAAAGTTTTCCTTCTCAAGGAATCAAAAGATAAGGAAAAAGACCAATCGTATTTTTTATGGACACTGGGCCAAGAAGAACTTTCCCAAAGCCTGTTTCCTGTCGGTGGGTATGAAAAAAAGGAAGTACGTGCGCTTGCACAGAAGTTCAATCTTCCCACATTCGAAAAAAAAGACAGCCAGGGATTGTGCTTCTTGGGGAAAATTGATTTTCGGGAATTCTTGGCCGCCTATCTTCCCGTAAAGCGGGGGCATGTCGTCAACCTTAAGGAAGAAATTATCGGTATCCATGATGGCGTGCATCTGTATACCATTGGACAGCGCCATGGTTTTACCATAACGAAAAAAGGCACCTCCGATACCCCTTTATATGTAATTGATAAAGACGTGGCCAAAAACAGGCTCATTGTTTCCGACAAGAAAGAAGCGATTTATGAAACAGTCAAAACAAAAAAAGTTACACTTTCCGATACGCACTGGGTTTCCGGCGCATTTCCTTCGCTGAATCGGGATTATAATATCCGTTTCCGTTATCACCAAAAACCGATATCGGGATTTTTGACAAAAGAGGGGAGGAAAACCGTCGCGGTTTTTAAAACCTCTCAGGATAGCGTGGCCCTCGGGCAATCGCTGGTTTTTTATACGAAGGACGACGTATGCCTTGGTGGCGGGGTTGTCGATAGGATTGCCTAA
- a CDS encoding restriction endonuclease, which translates to MNGNIYVIKAHGDKELFAPEKLIRSLKNSGASDEMASDVLKSIESLLQDGMKTSDIYRLAFSLLHKKERVAAMRYSLKRALMDLGPSGFPFENFLSEVFKRKGFTVERDMIVSGNCVDHEVDLVISSPEKRIMVEVKFHNEIGIKSDVKVALYVAARFEDIFIKQGGPTDTKKEEGWLITNTKFTQAAIEYGMCKGLTMIGWNYPSKGNLQQLIEESGLHPLTCLSTLTTSQKQTLLSEGVVLCRDVVDHPRLPSLGVNDAKLKKVIDEARSLCGI; encoded by the coding sequence ATGAACGGAAACATTTATGTTATCAAGGCGCACGGGGACAAAGAACTTTTTGCGCCCGAAAAACTTATACGCTCCTTAAAAAACTCCGGTGCTTCCGACGAGATGGCTTCCGATGTTTTGAAGTCCATCGAAAGCTTGCTTCAGGATGGGATGAAGACTTCCGATATTTACCGTCTCGCGTTTTCTTTGTTGCATAAGAAAGAAAGGGTGGCGGCGATGCGATATTCTCTTAAACGGGCGCTTATGGACCTTGGGCCGAGCGGCTTTCCGTTCGAAAATTTTCTTTCAGAGGTTTTCAAGCGGAAAGGTTTTACCGTTGAGCGCGACATGATTGTTTCGGGGAATTGCGTTGACCATGAGGTCGACCTTGTGATTTCTTCTCCGGAAAAAAGAATCATGGTTGAGGTTAAATTTCATAATGAAATCGGCATCAAGTCGGATGTGAAAGTCGCACTGTACGTTGCCGCCCGGTTTGAAGATATTTTTATAAAACAAGGAGGGCCGACCGACACGAAAAAAGAAGAGGGCTGGCTTATCACCAACACAAAATTTACCCAGGCGGCTATCGAGTACGGAATGTGCAAAGGACTGACAATGATAGGGTGGAATTATCCTTCCAAAGGAAATCTCCAACAACTCATTGAAGAAAGCGGCCTCCATCCTTTGACGTGTCTTTCAACATTGACCACGTCGCAAAAGCAAACCCTCCTCTCCGAAGGTGTCGTGCTGTGCCGCGATGTTGTTGACCACCCGCGCCTTCCGTCTCTTGGCGTAAATGATGCCAAACTTAAGAAAGTTATTGACGAGGCGCGTTCTCTCTGCGGTATTTAA
- a CDS encoding PD-(D/E)XK nuclease family protein: MSPLPYNAKRKKITFNPESNAAHRLSRSKVDLFFECPRCFYLNEILGIGRPSMPPFTLNVAVDHLLKKEFDVHRTEGTAHPLMKEYGIDAVPFNDQKIEEWRNNFKGVTRFHKETNLTFFGAVDDVWVNPKGELIVVDYKATSKAGKIDLSGGWGPQYKRQIEFYQWLLRGNDYRVSNTGYFVYANGIKDRAVFDKKLEFEVEIISHTGDDSWIEKTVTDVKSCLLQKMLPEAGELCEHCSYRESAGKAIRGLYGQKIDEKKDDDTKSGRLF, from the coding sequence ATGTCTCCACTGCCCTACAACGCCAAAAGAAAAAAAATTACTTTCAACCCCGAAAGCAATGCCGCTCACCGGCTTAGCCGCTCAAAAGTGGATTTGTTTTTTGAATGTCCGCGTTGTTTTTATCTGAATGAAATTCTAGGTATCGGGCGTCCGTCCATGCCCCCGTTTACGTTAAATGTCGCGGTTGACCATCTGTTGAAAAAGGAATTTGATGTCCATAGGACGGAAGGGACCGCGCACCCGCTTATGAAAGAGTATGGAATCGATGCTGTCCCTTTCAACGACCAAAAAATCGAAGAATGGCGAAATAATTTCAAAGGAGTAACCCGTTTCCACAAGGAAACCAACCTGACTTTTTTTGGAGCCGTTGACGATGTGTGGGTTAATCCGAAAGGGGAATTGATTGTCGTTGATTATAAAGCGACAAGTAAAGCGGGTAAAATTGATCTTTCCGGCGGGTGGGGCCCGCAATACAAACGGCAGATTGAATTTTATCAATGGCTTTTGCGCGGCAATGACTACCGGGTTTCCAATACGGGATATTTTGTTTACGCAAACGGCATTAAAGACAGAGCGGTGTTTGATAAAAAACTTGAATTTGAAGTGGAAATCATTTCTCATACCGGAGACGATTCGTGGATTGAAAAAACCGTAACGGATGTCAAATCGTGCCTTCTGCAAAAAATGTTGCCGGAAGCGGGAGAACTGTGTGAACACTGTTCATATCGCGAATCCGCCGGAAAAGCCATTCGGGGCTTGTACGGGCAAAAAATCGATGAAAAAAAAGACGATGACACAAAATCGGGCCGCCTCTTTTAG
- a CDS encoding alanine--tRNA ligase, producing MQSEEIRSRFLKFFEKKGHAIVPSSSLVPQNDPSVLFTTAGMQQFKPYYTAPENAIKDFGNKNIVTVQKCVRTGDIDEVGDETHLTFFEMLGNFSFGGYWKKEAIEYAHEFITKELGLSIDYVSVFKDEVSGIPADEESRAIWAGIDPNLVIKEHNRQDNFWGPTGDEGPCGPTTEIYVNGVEIWNIVFNEYYKTREGKYEPLAVKGIDTGMGLERLAVQVQKKNDVYETDLFEPIISLIKQKREQIPAVSILKGDPKNDSREERINRIFTDHLKTSTFLISDGVLPSNKDKGYILRRLMRRTMGETLLAPFHKEAFQKIEKIYKKTNYKINLQIVIEVYEKELENFKSNLERGLKEINKNINAGGIVTGQEAFNYFSTYGIPKEMFLDSISHLIYSKDENFEQDYEFSYKRHQELSRTSSAGMFKGGLANHNEKTIKHHTAHHLLLAALQEVLGKSVKQKGSNITEERLRMDFSFERKMTDEEKKKVEEIVNNYISQNLSVIRKEMPLAEAEKIGAEMEFGAKYPDIVSVYLIEDKQGNPISKEFCGGPHVENTGILGKFKILKEEAVSAGVRRIKAVLE from the coding sequence ATGCAATCGGAAGAAATACGTTCTCGTTTCCTAAAATTTTTTGAAAAGAAAGGACATGCCATTGTTCCTTCTTCTTCGCTTGTGCCGCAAAACGACCCTTCGGTTCTTTTTACAACCGCCGGAATGCAGCAATTCAAGCCCTACTATACCGCTCCCGAAAATGCCATCAAAGATTTTGGGAATAAAAATATTGTGACTGTCCAGAAATGCGTGCGCACCGGGGATATTGATGAAGTGGGAGACGAAACACACCTTACCTTTTTTGAAATGCTCGGTAATTTTTCTTTCGGCGGATATTGGAAAAAAGAAGCGATTGAATATGCTCATGAATTTATCACCAAAGAACTCGGGCTTTCGATAGATTACGTTTCCGTGTTCAAGGACGAAGTGAGTGGCATACCTGCCGACGAGGAATCCCGTGCTATTTGGGCTGGAATCGACCCTAATCTTGTAATAAAAGAGCACAATCGTCAGGATAATTTCTGGGGTCCGACGGGGGACGAGGGTCCTTGCGGTCCGACAACTGAAATTTATGTTAATGGCGTAGAAATTTGGAACATTGTATTCAACGAATACTACAAAACCCGAGAAGGGAAATATGAACCGCTTGCGGTAAAGGGAATTGATACAGGCATGGGGCTTGAACGTCTTGCGGTACAAGTACAGAAAAAAAATGATGTGTACGAGACTGATTTGTTTGAACCAATTATTTCTTTAATAAAGCAAAAGAGAGAACAGATTCCCGCTGTTTCTATATTAAAAGGAGATCCTAAAAATGATAGTCGTGAAGAAAGAATAAATCGTATTTTCACTGATCATTTAAAAACAAGCACCTTTTTAATTTCTGATGGTGTTTTACCAAGTAATAAAGACAAGGGCTATATTTTGAGAAGACTAATGCGTAGGACTATGGGTGAGACACTTTTAGCCCCATTTCACAAAGAAGCTTTTCAGAAAATTGAAAAAATATATAAAAAAACAAACTACAAAATTAATCTTCAGATTGTCATTGAGGTCTATGAAAAAGAGTTGGAAAATTTTAAATCTAATCTGGAGAGGGGATTGAAAGAAATAAATAAGAATATCAACGCTGGTGGGATTGTTACAGGTCAAGAAGCTTTTAATTATTTCTCCACTTACGGGATACCGAAGGAAATGTTTTTAGATTCAATAAGCCACTTAATTTATAGTAAAGATGAGAATTTTGAGCAGGACTATGAATTTTCTTATAAAAGGCACCAAGAACTCTCTCGCACATCGTCTGCGGGAATGTTTAAGGGTGGTCTTGCTAATCACAACGAGAAAACAATCAAGCACCACACCGCACATCACTTGCTCCTGGCTGCGCTTCAGGAAGTGCTGGGCAAAAGTGTAAAACAGAAGGGAAGTAATATCACCGAGGAACGTCTGCGTATGGATTTTTCTTTCGAAAGGAAAATGACGGATGAGGAAAAAAAGAAAGTTGAGGAAATCGTAAATAATTATATTTCCCAAAATCTTTCCGTGATACGGAAAGAAATGCCCCTTGCAGAGGCGGAGAAAATCGGCGCAGAAATGGAGTTTGGCGCAAAATATCCCGATATTGTTTCCGTTTATCTTATTGAAGATAAACAAGGCAATCCCATCTCTAAAGAATTTTGCGGCGGACCTCATGTTGAGAACACCGGTATCTTAGGAAAATTTAAAATTCTCAAAGAAGAGGCGGTTTCCGCCGGGGTACGCAGGATTAAAGCCGTACTTGAGTAA
- a CDS encoding uracil-DNA glycosylase produces the protein MTEENKEKTPLLKQIRDEVVKLSASPLYSERVKNKVFPVIGEGSHDACIMFVGEAPGRNEAATGRPFCGAAGKLLDEMLASINIPRTDVYITNIVKDRPTENRDPTPQEIEIYAPFLDRQIDIIQPKVIATLGRFSMAYLFNKFGLEFELEPISRIHGKTFKAAVSYGDITIIPLYHPAVAIYNIHMKETLFKDFEILKKYHLDASQ, from the coding sequence ATGACAGAGGAAAATAAAGAAAAAACACCGCTTTTAAAACAGATTCGTGACGAGGTAGTCAAACTTTCCGCCTCGCCTCTTTATTCGGAGCGGGTAAAAAATAAAGTTTTCCCCGTTATCGGCGAAGGAAGTCATGATGCGTGCATTATGTTTGTCGGGGAAGCGCCGGGAAGAAATGAGGCCGCAACAGGAAGGCCGTTTTGCGGGGCGGCGGGAAAACTGTTGGATGAGATGCTTGCGTCAATCAATATTCCCCGCACGGACGTGTATATCACAAATATCGTCAAAGACAGACCCACGGAAAATCGCGATCCAACTCCGCAGGAAATTGAGATATACGCGCCGTTTCTTGACCGGCAGATAGACATCATTCAGCCGAAAGTCATAGCGACCCTTGGCCGTTTCTCAATGGCATATCTTTTCAATAAATTCGGTCTTGAGTTCGAGCTTGAACCGATAAGCCGCATTCATGGAAAAACTTTTAAGGCGGCCGTCTCATACGGAGACATAACCATTATTCCCCTCTATCATCCTGCTGTTGCCATTTACAACATACACATGAAGGAAACGCTCTTTAAAGACTTTGAGATACTTAAAAAATACCACCTGGACGCATCACAATAA
- a CDS encoding MGMT family protein encodes MTQNRAASFRHRVFAVVKNIPAGKTLSYKQVAQRAGHPKSFRAVGNVLNGNYDPDIPCHRVIRSDGTIGGYNRGNKEKIKKLREEGALI; translated from the coding sequence ATGACACAAAATCGGGCCGCCTCTTTTAGACATAGGGTTTTTGCGGTTGTAAAGAACATTCCTGCGGGCAAAACGCTTTCTTACAAACAAGTGGCGCAAAGGGCGGGCCATCCGAAAAGTTTCAGAGCGGTGGGGAATGTGCTCAACGGCAATTACGACCCGGATATTCCATGCCATCGGGTTATCCGTTCCGACGGCACGATAGGAGGATATAACAGGGGCAACAAAGAGAAAATCAAAAAACTTCGCGAGGAGGGCGCGCTTATATGA